Proteins from a genomic interval of Cardiocondyla obscurior isolate alpha-2009 linkage group LG21, Cobs3.1, whole genome shotgun sequence:
- the Dic1 gene encoding mitochondrial dicarboxylate carrier produces MTDRSKKLSRWYFGGVSSAAAACVTHPLDLLKVHLQTQQEGKLSVVNSTVGIIRKQGVLALYNGLSASLLRQLTYSTIRFGAYEAGKQSFESSGHPLYFYQKLLLAAVSGATGGVFGTPGDVINVRMQNDVKIAPELRRNYKHALDGLFRVIQQEGVRQLFSGCSTATMRAALMTIGQLSFYDQIKTTLLQTGYFRDNPTTHVLSSVSAGAIATTLTQPLDVLKTRAMNAKPGEFKNIMEIFLYTAKLGPLAFFKGYVPAFIRLAPQTILTFVFLEQLRYNFGFYPETATPSL; encoded by the exons ATGACTGACAGAAGTAAGAAATTATCACGCTGGTACTTCGGTGGTGTATCTTCTGCAGCTGCTGCTTGCGTGACTCATCCTTTGGATTTATTAAAG gtTCACTTGCAAACTCAACAAGAAGGCAAGCTATCGGTAGTAAACTCTACTGTCGGAATAATCAGGAAACAAGGAGTATTAGCTTTATACAATGGACTCAGTGCTTCCCTGCTTCGCCAGCTTACATACTCTACAATAAGATTTGGTGCATACGAg gCTGGCAAACAATCGTTCGAGTCGTCTGGACACCCACTATATTTCTATCAAAAACTGCTGTTGGCTGCAGTTTCCGGTGCCACGGGTGGTGTTTTTGGGACACCTGGCGATGTGATTAATGTACGCATGCAGAATGACGTCAAAATAGCGCCAGAGTTAAGAAGAAA TTATAAACACGCTCTGGACGGACTGTTCCGTGTAATACAACAAGAAGGAGTTCGCCAATTATTCAGTGGATGTTCAACCGCGACCATGAGAGCAGCGTTGATGACTATAGGACAATTGAGCTTTTACGATCAGATTAAAACAACGCTATTGCAAACTGGGTATTTTCGAGATAATCCTACAACGCACGTTTTATCCAGTGTATCGGCA GGTGCCATTGCGACAACGCTTACGCAACCTTTAGATGTTCTGAAAACGCGAGCAATGAACGCTAAGCCTGGAGAATTTAAA AATATAATGGAAATCTTCCTATATACTGCCAAACTTGGGCCACTGGCTTTCTTTAAA ggcTACGTACCTGCATTTATTCGGTTAGCGCCGCAAACCATCCTTACATTTGTGTTTCTTGAACAACTTAGATATAATTTTGGATTCTACCCAGAAACCGCAACGCCATCGCTATAA
- the Nd-sgdh gene encoding NADH dehydrogenase [ubiquinone] 1 beta subcomplex subunit 5, mitochondrial: MAVWSSILRATRQKLLQSSNCGRTILTNGQVRCMSEDRTFVIRPSRFQWHKTKDWFHFYFLLGAIPVGIGITLTNVFIGPATLQEIPEGYVPKEWEYLQHPIKRFFQRYLFPSPQQEYEKQLHIIYHESQLRKVRCLEHQVNQAMALNRDYRSNYFKEFYGAKYLHLYKRRNDERSELDE; the protein is encoded by the exons ATGGCGGTGTGGAGTAGCATCTTGCGTGCTACGAGACAGAAATTGCTGCAAAGTAGTAATTGTGGAAGAACAATATTGACGAACG gACAAGTAAGATGTATGTCAGAAGATCGCACGTTCGTCATACGACCATCTCGCTTTCAATGGCATAAAACAAAAGATTGGTTTCATTTTTACTTCCTACTTGGTGCTATTCCTGTTGGCATTGGAATTACTTTAACTAATGTATTTATTGGTCCTGCCACGCTTCAGGAGATCCCTGAGGGTTATGTTCCCAAAGAATGGGAGTATCTtcag CATCCGATTAAGAGATTCTTCCAGCGCTATCTCTTTCCATCACCCCAGCAAGAATATGAGAAACAACTGCATATCATATATCATGAGAGTCAGTTGAGAAAGGTGAGGTGTCTTGAACATCAAGTAAATCAAGCGATGGCTCTTAACCGGGACTACAGAAGCAATTATTTCAAAGAGTTCTATGGCGCCAAATATCTGCACTTATACAAAAGACGTAACGATGAAAGGAGCGAATTGGACGAGTAA
- the LOC139110749 gene encoding facilitated trehalose transporter Tret1, protein MIAKAKFWWKVLQSDDKNGILAGLAAHSGQISVGLSQGYSAILIPKLLETKFADQSQASWIASLGVISNPLGAIVAGICAECLGRRSAIALATLPHAIGWLLIALSRNVSMLCIGRFVSGLGTGMANGIYLYVSEVAAPNQRAWLASCGPVLVSLGVLIVYTLGAITSWQRTAAASIGPAILSFALIRVIPETPAWLASKGRIDEARDALMWLRGPGLDVNEEYQELCEMNVQRKEKKEHLLQALHKPNVWKPFFILFAFFALQQLSGIYVILFYAVNVLKDIGIDVNEYVASVGMSVVRLFASVLGAGLANNFGRKTLAFVSGFGMATAAMGIALSLRSELPSWVPLLCVGVHVGSSMIGFLTLPWVMTSELYPLRFRGNLGGLTTSLAQILTFAAIKTYPDMNSVVGLEFTMWIFSAAGVLGAIFALTILPETRGRSLDDIEKKFSSSSSDSLPYAGKIFPNVWPNNIVLQRFTSISEEKQSNIAANAYVYDNFCLELSAEKLEKDIKVPQKAHTVLERMCI, encoded by the exons ATGATCGCGAAAGCAAAGTTTTGGTGGAAGGTTCTCCAGTCCGACGACAAGAATGGT ATTTTGGCCGGTCTGGCTGCGCACTCCGGACAAATTTCTGTAGGGCTGTCTCAGGGATACAGCGCGATCCTTATTCCGAAGCTCCTCGAAACCAAGTTCGCGGATCAATCGCAGGCATCGTGGATTGCATCTCTCGGCGTGATCTCGAATCCCCTTGGTGCCATTGTCGCCGGAATCTGTGCGGAATGCCTCGGCCGTAGGTCCGCAATCGCGCTGGCCACACTGCCACACGCCATCGGCTGGCTGCTAATCGCATTATCGAGGAACGTGTCAATGCTGTGCATTGGTAGATTCGTCAGCGGCCTCGGCACCGGCATGGCTAACGGAATCTATCTCTACGTCAGCGAG gtggCGGCGCCAAATCAAAGAGCCTGGCTCGCGAGTTGTGGACCAGTTCTCGTTTCCTTAGGTGTCTTGATAGTGTACACTCTAGGTGCTATCACGTCGTGGCAAAGAACAGCCGCTGCCAGCATTGGGCCGGCGATTTTGTCGTTCGCGTTGATACG AGTGATACCGGAAACTCCTGCTTGGCTAGCCTCGAAGGGTCGAATAGATGAGGCAAGGGATGCTCTCATGTGGCTGAGAGGCCCCGGACTAGACGTCAACGAGGAGTACCAAGAACTCTGCGAAATGAATGTgcaacgaaaagaaaaaaaagagcactTACTGCAGGCGTTGCATAAACCCAACGTGTGGAagccattttttattcttttcgcCTTCTTTGCTCTTCAGCAATTGTCCGGCATCTACGTGATCCTGTTTTATGCAGTGAACGTCCTTAAGGACATCGGCATAGACGTGAATGAATACGTGGCCAGCGTCGGCATGAGTGTCGTTAGGTTATTCGCGTCGGTTCTTGGCGCTGGACTGGCCAACAACTTCGGCAGAAAGACTCTGGCCTTCGTCAGCGGTTTCGGGATGGCCACCGCCGCTATGGGAATCGCTCTTTCCTTGAG GTCCGAACTGCCTTCGTGGGTGCCACTACTTTGCGTCGGGGTCCACGTAGGCTCATCTATGATCGGTTTCCTTACCTTACCGTGGGTCATGACTTCGGAATTGTACCCGCTGAGGTTCAGGGGCAACTTGGGCGGTCTCACAACTAGTCTCGCGCAGATATTAACATTCGCCGCGATCAAAACGTACCCGGATATGAACTCCGTCGTCGGTCTAGAATTCACCATGTGGATATTTAGTGCGGCCGGCGTGTTGGGCGCGATCTTTGCTCTCACGATATTGCCGGAGACCAGAGGACGTAGCCTCGATGACATCGAGAAGAAGTTTTCTAGCAGCTCGAGCGATAGCTTGCCGTACGCTGGCAAGATCTTCCCCAACGTGTGGCCAAACAATATCGTTCTCCAGCGGTTCACGTCGATCTCGGAAGAGAAACAATCCAACATCGCGGCGAACGCGTACGTTTACGATAACTTCTGTCTGGAACTGTCAGCagagaaattagaaaaagatatCAAAGTTCCTCAAAAAGCACATACTGTACTCGAACGTATGTGCATTTAA
- the Eif3l gene encoding eukaryotic translation initiation factor 3 subunit L: protein MYEDYNEYDAYDDYGAPDVHDQYERPSYRQVPEVVRNFLVFLRNCINEGMIFEIQNLYENSFPKISEQLFDKSPWPDAATIAHIVDNDAVFLTLYKELYFRHIYARMQGPTLEQRLNSFYNYCDLFNYILHPDTPVQLELPDQWLWELIDEFVYQFQSFAQYRANLSNKTPDEIENLTAHNKIWDVLCVLNVLHYLVDKSKIKSQLEVYASGGDPDSVAGAFGRHSLYKMLGYFSLVGLLRLHSLLGDYYQAIKVLENVELYKKSAYSHVPGCQISTAYYVGFAYMMMRRYADAIRTFSGILLYIQRTKQLFATRSYQNDQINKQTEQMYHLLAICLVLHPQCIDEGLQQALRDKNYHEKMYKMQYGDLTEFENCFVFACPKFLSLTSPNPENPNEDYVREAIKHQTQVFMDEVVQQKMLPTIRSYLKLYTTLPLSKLATFMGNNTRSDIEGWDLDKEVNSLTIHLLCFKHKMKNIVWTKGTSGLDGKFQSGSELDFYIDHDMIHIADTKVAHRYGDFFIRKILKFEELNRKLHHIKI from the exons ATGTACGAGGACTACAACGAG TACGACGCCTACGACGATTACGGAGCGCCGGATGTTCATGATCAGTATGAACGGCCAAGCTATCGGCAGGTGCCCGAAGTGGTGCGCAACTTTCTGGTATTCCTGCGCAACTGCATCAACGAGGGCATGATCTTCGAGATCCAGAATCTGTACGAGAACTCCTTCCCCAAGATCTCGGAGCAGCTGTTTGACAAATCGCCGTGGCCGGACGCGGCGACGATCGCCCACATCGTCGACAACGACGCCGTGTTCCTTACTCTCTACAAGGAGCTCTACTTCCGTCACATATACGCGCGCATGCAAGGCCCGACGTTAGAGCAGcgtcttaattctttttacaacTACTGCGATCTTTTTAACTACATCTTGCATCCCGACACTCCCGTGCAGCTGGAGCTGCCCGACCAATGGCTCTGGGAGCTCATCGACGAGTTTGTCTACCAATTTCAATCGTTTGCCCAGTACCGCGCCAATCTGTCTAACAAGACGCCAGATGAGATTGAGAATTTGACCGCGCACAACAAAATCTGGGACGTTCTGTGCGTATTGAACGTCCTGCATTATCTGGTCGACAAGTCGAAGATAAAGAGCCAATTGGAAGTATATGCAAGCGGCGGTGATCCAGATTCAGTAGCTGGCGCTTTCGGCCGGCATTCTTTGTATAAAATGCTTGGCTATTTTTCGCTCGTCGGTTTACTGAGACTGCACTCTCTGCTAGGCGATTATTATCAAGCTATCAAGGTCTTAGAAAACGTGGAACTCTACAAGAAGAGCGCGTATTCCCATGTGCCTGGCTGCCAAATTTCAACGGCGTATTACGTGGGCTTTGCATACATGATGATGCGTCGTTATGCAGACGCAATTAGAACGTTTTCTGGTATCCTTTTATACATTCAACGCACAAAGCAGCTGTTCGCTACACGCAGTTATCAGAACGATCAAATTAACAAGCAGACCGAGCAGATGTATCATCTGCTTGCCATTTGCCTGGTTCTACATCCGCAGTGTATAGACGAAGGATTGCAGCAGGCTCTGCGGGACAAAAACTATCACgagaaaatgtataaaatgcaGTACGGCGATCTTACCGAATTCGAGAATTGCTTCGTATTTGCGTGCCCAAAATTCTTGTCTCTGACATCGCCAAATCCGGAAAATCCAAACGAGGACTACGTTCGCGAAGCAATCAAACATCAAACTCAAGTATTCATGGACGAAGTGGTGCAGCAAAAGATGTTACCAACTATTCGCTCGTACCTGAAACTTTACACGACATTGCCATTAAGTAAATTAGCGACGTTTATGGGAAACAATACTAGATCCGATATCGAAGGCTGGGATCTCGATAAGGAGGTTAATTCATTGACGATTCATTTATTATGCTTCaaacataaaatgaaaaatatcgtTTGGACGAAAGGTACATCGGGATTAGACGGAAAATTCCAATCTGGTTCTgag ttgGATTTCTATATCGATCATGATATGATTCACATCGCTGACACGAAAGTAGCGCATCGTTATGGAGATTTctttattcgtaaaatattaaaattcgaaGAATTAAATCGCAAGCTGCATCATATAAAGATTTAA
- the LOC139110755 gene encoding developmentally-regulated GTP-binding protein 2, giving the protein MGILEKISEIEKEIARTQKNKATEYHLGLLKAKLAKYRSQLLEPSKKSEKGEGFDVLKSGDARVALIGFPSVGKSTLLSTLTATESEAASYEFTTLTCIPGVIDYKGANIQLLDLPGIIEGAAQGKGRGRQVISVARTADLVLMMLDATKQDVQRQLLEKELESVGIRLNKKKPNIYFKVKKGGGLAFNSTCPLTKVDEKLVQMILHEYKIFNAEVLFREDYSADELIDVINANRVYLPCLYVYNKIDQISIEEVDRIARQPNSVVVSCNMKLNLDFLLEILWEYLSLIRVYTKKPGQPPDFDDGLILRKGVTVEHVCHAIHRTLAQQFKYALVWGTSTKYSPQRVGLQHVMHDEDVIQIMKK; this is encoded by the exons ATGGGAATATTAGAGAAGATCTCGGAAATCGAGAAGGAAATCGCGCGCACGCAGAAGAACAAAG CGACCGAGTATCATCTGGGCTTGTTAAAAGCAAAGCTTGCAAAGTACAGGTCCCAGCTTTTAGAGCCGTCGAAAAAATCCGAGAAAGGCGAAGGTTTTGACGTCCTGAAATCCGGCGACGCCAGAGTCGCGTTAATTGGTTTTCCGTCGGTGGGTAAATCGACATTACTCAGTACTCTAACTGCAACTGAGTCAGAGGCTGCATCTTATGAATTCACCACTCTGACATGCATCCCTGGTGTTATTGATTACAAAGGTGCTAATATACAATTGTTGGACTTGCCTGGTATAATTGAAGGAGCAGCACAG gGAAAAGGACGAGGTAGACAAGTTATATCTGTTGCCAGAACAGCAGATTTGGTACTTATGATGTTGGATGCAACTAAACAGGACGTCCAGCGGCAGCTCTTGGAGAAAGAGTTGGAATCTGTTGGAATAAGACTCAACAAGAAGAAgccaaatatatattttaaagtaaagaaAGGTGGTGGTTTAGCCTTCAATTCAACGTGTCCTTTAACAAAAGTAGATGAAAAATTAGTTCAAATGATACTGCACGAGTATAAAATCTTCAATGCCGAGGTGCTCTTTCGCGAAGATTATAGCGCAGATGAATTAATTGACGTTATCAATGCAAACAGAGTATATTTGCCCTGcctttatgtatataataagaTAGATCAAATATCAATAGAAGAAGTCGATCGAATCGCTAGACAACCGAATAGTGTTGTAGTTAG ttgTAATATGAAGTTAAATCTTGACTTTTTGCTGGAAATATTATGGGAATATTTATCCTTGATAAGGGTGTACACAAAAAAGCCTGGACAGCCGCCTGATTTTGACGACGGCTTAATATTGAGGAAAGGAGTAACGGTGGAGCATGTGTGCCACGCAATTCACCGTACGCTCGCACAGCAATTTAAATACGCTCTTGTATGG ggcACGAGTACGAAATATTCGCCTCAAAGAGTAGGATTGCAGCATGTGATGCACGATGAAGATGTCAtacaaataatgaaaaaataa